From a region of the Mauremys mutica isolate MM-2020 ecotype Southern chromosome 12, ASM2049712v1, whole genome shotgun sequence genome:
- the LOC123346776 gene encoding olfactory receptor 14A16-like produces the protein MSNGNTLTEFLLLGFSDVWELKILHFVEFLVIYMAALMRNFLIFMAIAFDHHLHTPMYFFLMNLSLLDLGSISVTVPKSMANSLMNNRSISYAGCVAQVFFLLFFFGVDFSLLTIMAYDRYVAICQTLHYDTMMNSRACVQMAAGAWISGILYSVLHTGNTFTLTFCGGNMVDQFFCEIPHLLNLACSNSYLNEIGVLAFSVCLVLGCFIFITVSYVQIFKSVLRIPSEQGRHKAFSICLPHLTVVSLFVCTGIFAYLKPTSNSPSPLYLMATVLYSVFTPIMNPIIYSMRNKEIKAALRRLSGCR, from the coding sequence atgtccaacggAAACACCTTGactgagttccttctcctgggattctctgatgtttgggAGCTGaagattttgcactttgtggaGTTTCTAGTGATTTATATGGCAGCCCTAATGAGGAATTTTCTTATCTTCATGGCCATAGCCTTTGAccaccaccttcacacccccatgtacttcttcctgatgaatctgtcACTCCTAGACCTTGGCTCCAtctctgtcactgtccccaaatccatggccaactcTCTCATGAACAACAGGTCCATTTCCTATGCTGGATGTGTTGCccaagtctttttcctcctcttctttttcGGAGTGGATTTTTCCCTTCTCACCATCATGGCATATGaccgatatgtcgccatctgccaaACACTGCATTATGACACAATGATGAACAgcagagcttgtgtccaaatggcagccggTGCCTGGATCAGTGGAATTCTCTACTCTGTGCTACACACCGGGAACACATTTACATTGAccttctgtggaggcaacatggtggatcagttcttctgtgagaTCCCCCACCTACTCAACCTTGCCTGCTCTAATTCATATCTGAATGAAATTGGGGTTCTTGCCTTTAGTGTGTGTTTAGTCTTAGGCTGCTTTATTTTTATCACTGTGtcgtatgttcagatcttcaaatcagtgctgagaatcccctctgagcagggccggcataaagccttctccattTGCCTTCCTCACCTCACTGTCGTCTCCTTGTTTGTTTGCACTGGCATCTTTGCCTACTTGAAACCCACCTCCAACTCTCCATCTCCTCTATATCTTATGGCGACAGTTCTCTATTCTGTATTTACACCAATCATGAATccaatcatctacagcatgaggaacaaagaGATCAAAGCTGCCTTGAGGAGACTTAGCGGGTGTAGGTAA